In Myotis daubentonii chromosome 16, mMyoDau2.1, whole genome shotgun sequence, one DNA window encodes the following:
- the ENO3 gene encoding beta-enolase isoform X2 produces the protein MRALRAMAMQKILAREILDSRGNPTVEVDLYTAKGRFRAAVPSGASTGIYEALELRDGDKSRYLGKGVLKAVEHINKTLGPALLEKKLSVVDQEKIDKFMIELDGTENKSKFGANAILGVSLAVCKAGAAEKGVPLYRHIADLAGNPDLVLPVPAFNVINGGSHAGNKLAMQEFMILPVGASSFKEAMRIGAEVYHHLKGVIKAKYGKDATNVGDEGGFAPNILENNEALELLKTAIQAAGYPDKVVIGMDVAASEFYRNGKYDLDFKSPDDPARHITGEKLGELYKSFIKNYPVVSIEDPFDQDDWATWTSFLSGVDIQIVGDDLTVTNPKRIAQAVEKKACNCLLLKVNQIGSVTESIQACKLAQSNGWGVMVSHRSGETEDTFIADLVVGLCTGQIKTGAPCRSERLAKYNQLMRIEEALGDKAVFAGRKFRNPKAK, from the exons ATGAGGGCCCTAAGAG CCATGGCCATGCAGAAAATCCTTGCCCGGGAAATCCTGGACTCCAGGGGCAACCCCACTGTAGAGGTGGACCTGTACACAGCCAAAG GCCGATTCCGAGCAGCTGTGCCCAGCGGAGCTTCCACAGGCATCTATGAAGCTCTGGAGCTAAGAGATGGAGACAAATCTCGCTACCTGGGCAAAG GCGTCTTGAAGGCTGTGGAACACATCAACAAGactctgggccctgctctgctggAAAAG AAACTAAGCGTCGTGGATCAAGAAAAAATTGACAAGTTTATGATTGAGCTGGATGGGACTGAGAATAAAT CCAAGTTTGGAGCCAATGCCATCCTGGGAGTGTCGCTAGCTGTGTGCAAGGCTGGAGCAGCCGAGAAGGGGGTCCCGCTCTACCGACATATTGCAGATCTTGCTGGGAACCCGGACCTGGTCCTCCCGGTGCCT GCCTTCAATGTGATCAATGGGGGCTCCCATGCTGGAAACAAGCTGGCCATGCAGGAGTTCATGATTCTGCCCGTGGGAGCCAGCTCCTTCAAGGAAGCCATGCGCATTGGTGCGGAGGTCTACCACCACCTCAAGGGGGTCATCAAGGCCAAGTATGGGAAGGACGCCACCAACGTGGGTGATGAGGGCGGCTTTGCCCCCAACATCCTGGAGAACAATGAGG CCCTGGAGCTGCTGAAGACGGCCATCCAGGCAGCCGGCTACCCAGACAAGGTGGTAATTGGTATGGATGTGGCGGCATCTGAGTTCTATCGCAATGGGAAGTATGATCTTGACTTCAAGTCACCCGATGACCCCGCACGGCACATCACAGGAGAGAAGCTAGGGGAGCTGTACAAGAGCTTCATTAAGAACTATCCTG TGGTCTCCATTGAAGACCCCTTTGACCAGGATGACTGGGCCACTTGGACCTCGTTCCTCTCGGGGGTGGACATACAGATTGTAGGAGATGACCTCACAGTCACCAATCCCAAGAGGATTGCCCAGGCCGTGGAGAAGAAGGCTTGCAACTGCTTGCTGCTGAAGGTCAACCAGATTGGCTCGGTGACTGAATCCATTCAGGC CTGCAAACTGGCTCAGTCTAATGGCTGGGGAGTGATGGTGAGCCACCGCTCTGGGGAGACTGAAGACACATTCATTGCTGACCTCGTGGTGGGGCTCTGCACAGGACAG ATCAAGACTGGAGCCCCCTGCCGCTCAGAGCGTCTGGCCAAATACAACCAGCTCATGAG GATTGAGGAGGCACTCGGGGACAAGGCTGTCTTTGCTGGACGCAAGTTCCGCAATCCAAAGGCCAAGTGA
- the ENO3 gene encoding beta-enolase isoform X1, whose product MPSLRGGELTLSQLPPRPGAHPKPQPRHSAMAMQKILAREILDSRGNPTVEVDLYTAKGRFRAAVPSGASTGIYEALELRDGDKSRYLGKGVLKAVEHINKTLGPALLEKKLSVVDQEKIDKFMIELDGTENKSKFGANAILGVSLAVCKAGAAEKGVPLYRHIADLAGNPDLVLPVPAFNVINGGSHAGNKLAMQEFMILPVGASSFKEAMRIGAEVYHHLKGVIKAKYGKDATNVGDEGGFAPNILENNEALELLKTAIQAAGYPDKVVIGMDVAASEFYRNGKYDLDFKSPDDPARHITGEKLGELYKSFIKNYPVVSIEDPFDQDDWATWTSFLSGVDIQIVGDDLTVTNPKRIAQAVEKKACNCLLLKVNQIGSVTESIQACKLAQSNGWGVMVSHRSGETEDTFIADLVVGLCTGQIKTGAPCRSERLAKYNQLMRIEEALGDKAVFAGRKFRNPKAK is encoded by the exons ATGCCCAGCCTGAGAGGGGGTGAGCTGACACTGTCCCAGCTGCCACCTAGACCCGGAGCTCACCCCAAGCCCCAGCCAAGACATTCAG CCATGGCCATGCAGAAAATCCTTGCCCGGGAAATCCTGGACTCCAGGGGCAACCCCACTGTAGAGGTGGACCTGTACACAGCCAAAG GCCGATTCCGAGCAGCTGTGCCCAGCGGAGCTTCCACAGGCATCTATGAAGCTCTGGAGCTAAGAGATGGAGACAAATCTCGCTACCTGGGCAAAG GCGTCTTGAAGGCTGTGGAACACATCAACAAGactctgggccctgctctgctggAAAAG AAACTAAGCGTCGTGGATCAAGAAAAAATTGACAAGTTTATGATTGAGCTGGATGGGACTGAGAATAAAT CCAAGTTTGGAGCCAATGCCATCCTGGGAGTGTCGCTAGCTGTGTGCAAGGCTGGAGCAGCCGAGAAGGGGGTCCCGCTCTACCGACATATTGCAGATCTTGCTGGGAACCCGGACCTGGTCCTCCCGGTGCCT GCCTTCAATGTGATCAATGGGGGCTCCCATGCTGGAAACAAGCTGGCCATGCAGGAGTTCATGATTCTGCCCGTGGGAGCCAGCTCCTTCAAGGAAGCCATGCGCATTGGTGCGGAGGTCTACCACCACCTCAAGGGGGTCATCAAGGCCAAGTATGGGAAGGACGCCACCAACGTGGGTGATGAGGGCGGCTTTGCCCCCAACATCCTGGAGAACAATGAGG CCCTGGAGCTGCTGAAGACGGCCATCCAGGCAGCCGGCTACCCAGACAAGGTGGTAATTGGTATGGATGTGGCGGCATCTGAGTTCTATCGCAATGGGAAGTATGATCTTGACTTCAAGTCACCCGATGACCCCGCACGGCACATCACAGGAGAGAAGCTAGGGGAGCTGTACAAGAGCTTCATTAAGAACTATCCTG TGGTCTCCATTGAAGACCCCTTTGACCAGGATGACTGGGCCACTTGGACCTCGTTCCTCTCGGGGGTGGACATACAGATTGTAGGAGATGACCTCACAGTCACCAATCCCAAGAGGATTGCCCAGGCCGTGGAGAAGAAGGCTTGCAACTGCTTGCTGCTGAAGGTCAACCAGATTGGCTCGGTGACTGAATCCATTCAGGC CTGCAAACTGGCTCAGTCTAATGGCTGGGGAGTGATGGTGAGCCACCGCTCTGGGGAGACTGAAGACACATTCATTGCTGACCTCGTGGTGGGGCTCTGCACAGGACAG ATCAAGACTGGAGCCCCCTGCCGCTCAGAGCGTCTGGCCAAATACAACCAGCTCATGAG GATTGAGGAGGCACTCGGGGACAAGGCTGTCTTTGCTGGACGCAAGTTCCGCAATCCAAAGGCCAAGTGA